The Lachnospiraceae bacterium KM106-2 nucleotide sequence ATTATAGGAGGTGCTATATGTACGCAATTATAGCAACAGGTGGTAAACAGTACAAAGTAGCTGAAGGCGACGTTATCAGAGTTGAAAAACTTGGCGTTGAAGCTGGCGAAACTGTTACATTTGATCAAGTTCTTGTAGTAAACAATGGAGAAGTTAAAGTTGGTGCTCCAACTGTAGCTGGTGCTAACGTTACTGCAACAGTAGTTGGCGAAGGTAAAGCTAAAAAAGTTGTTGTTTA carries:
- a CDS encoding LSU ribosomal protein L21p, which gives rise to MYAIIATGGKQYKVAEGDVIRVEKLGVEAGETVTFDQVLVVNNGEVKVGAPTVAGANVTATVVGEGKAKKVVVYRYKRKSGYHKKNGHRQQFTQVKIEKINA